The stretch of DNA cacactgttggcatgtgtaaggcttctctcctgtGTGAATACTCATGTGGACGTTGAGCTTTTCATGTtgattgaaactctttccacactgttggcagggaTAAGGCTTCACTTCAGTGTGACTTGTCATGTGGGCTTTAAGGTTTCCATGTTGATTGAAACTCCTTCCACACTGAGGACAcgtgaatggcttctctccatTGTGAATCGTCATATGCCTGTTAAGGCTTCCTTTATGAGTGAATCtgtttccacactgttggcatgtACAAATCCTTCTAGTTTCTGTCTTTATAGCcctttttcgtgaggaagtctTTTCAGTCTGCGAGCAACTAAATGTTTTTTGGCCCGCTATAAGATTATGATGATTCTTATATTGA from Chanodichthys erythropterus isolate Z2021 chromosome 8, ASM2448905v1, whole genome shotgun sequence encodes:
- the LOC137025220 gene encoding gastrula zinc finger protein XlCGF8.2DB-like; translated protein: MMLKEESEVLNEIEEKDQYKNHHNLIAGQKTFSCSQTEKTSSRKRAIKTETRRICTCQQCGNRFTHKGSLNRHMTIHNGEKPFTCPQCGRSFNQHGNLKAHMTSHTEVKPYPCQQCGKSFNQHEKLNVHMSIHTGEKPYTCQQCGKSFAQIGNLNIHMSVHTGEKPYTCQQCGKSFKRKGNLNRHKSVHAEETPYTCQQCGKRFNRKENLKRHMGFHT